Sequence from the Flavobacterium sp. TR2 genome:
ATTATTTCTTAAAAAATCAAAGAGAGAGCTGTCTTTGCTTAATGACTCTGCAGAACAGCGATATCGTAATCTATTTATCGAAAAACCTCATCTGATACAAAAAATTCCGCAAAAATATCTTGCCTCTTATATTGGCATTACTCCACAAGCTTTAAGCCGAATCAGAAAACGCATTTATTAACCCAGGTTCATTGTTTTAGGTTTCTTTACTATGCATCTTTGCACAATAAAAAAAAGATATGGAAACCTTAATTGTTCTTTTTGGAGTTTTTATCGCAACGATACTAATTAATTGGCTTATAACAAAAAGATTTGAACTTGCATTTTCAGGCAGAATGGCCATGGCAGTTATGCTGGTCTTTACTTCTGTAGGACATTTTGTTTTTAGCAAAGGAATGGCGATGATGATCTCTTTTTTGCCTCACGCAAATGTTATTGTATTTATTACAGGAATTATAGAATTAATTGCTGCCATTGGACTATTAGTGCCAAAAACCAAAGCTCTCACAGGAAAACTGCTGATTTTATTTTTTATCCTACTGCTTCCTGCTAACATTTATGCGGCAAGCCATAATATCAATTTGCAGACTGCCGACTATACTGGCAAGGGCACTTCTTACTTATGGATTAGGGTGCCGATGCAGCTTCTTTTTATAGCTTGGGTATATTTTTCTACTCTCAGCAATCAATCAAAAATCAAATAGCCAATACGGAAAATGCCGATTGTTCCTAGTAATAATTTGCATTTTCCTTTCGTTTTATTTTTATGTTTTTGATTGCCTTAATTAATTTTTAGTTAAATTAGTAGTTTGTGTTACAAAAAGATGTAAATTTGTAACATATTTTATTACAGTATGATTTCAGGTAAATTTGCCATAACGATTCACATTCTTACTCTGCTCCATAAATTCCCAAATGATTATTTGTCATCGGAGTTTATTGCGGGAAGTATTAATTTGAACCCTGTTTTGGTTCGAAAAGAAATTGCCAACTTAAAATCGCATCATATTGTAGAAAGTAAAGAAGGAAAAAATGGCGGTACAAAATTGGCGGTTAATGCTGCTGAACTGACTTTAAAACAAATATTCGAAATGACCTTTGAAACCATTGGTTTAGGTTTTGCAAAAAATCAGCCAAATCCTGATTGCCCTGTCGGAAAAAACATCAATCAGCATTTGGAAGCTTTATACAGCGAAATGAATCAAAAAGTCAGCGCACAGCTGGAGGGAATTTCATTGGAAGATTTTTCGAATCAATTTTAAAACTATTTTTTTATCCAAAACTGTAACATTTTTTATTACTAAATAAATTTATATATTATGAAAATCGCACTTATCGGAGCTACAGGATTTGTTGGCTCAGCAATTTTAAACGAATTAGCAGACAGAAAACATGAAATCACTGCTATTGCAAGAACTCCAAAAGACACAGCAAATGCAACGTGGGTTGCGGCAGATATTTTTAATGTTGATGCATTGGCAGAAATCTTAAAAGGCCACGATGCTGTAATCAATGCTTACAATCCAGGTTGGACAAATCCTAATATTTACGATGACTTTTTAGCAGGCTCTAAAGCTATTCAGGAAGCGGTTAAAAAATCGGGCGTTAAACGTTTTATCACTATCGGCGGCGCGGGAAGTTTGTACGTTGCACCAGATTTGCAAGCAGTTGACACGCCAGATTTTCCAAAAGAGATTTTTCCAGGCGCCAATGCTGCAAGACATTATTTAAATATCATCAAAGAAGAAAAAGATTTGGATTGGGCATTCTTTAGTCCCGCTTTCGAAATGCACGCTGGCACTAAAACAGGAAGAACAGGAAAATATCGTTTAGGTTTAGAAAATCCAGTTTTTAATGACGAACAGAGAAGCATTTTGTCTGTAGAAGATTTGGCCGTTGTTATTGCTGACGAAGTAGAAACTCCAAAACATCATCAGGTGAGATTTACAGCAGGTTACTAACAATATTTTAAGTTTTTTTTTGCCACGAATTCACGAATTTTCTTTTTAAAATTTTTGATGTTATTTTTTCGAATTAATTCGAATAATATTGGATAAAGATTTTAAAAATAAAATTCGTGAATTCGTGGCAAACTTTTTTTAACTCCCTTTGAGCATAACAAATTCATGTAATTCGTGGCAAACTAACTTTTTGAAACTGTTTTTGTTTTCTGTACTTTTACATTTCTAAAAAGTGCGTTTTGTCAGATTCAAATAAAAAAAAAAGCAGCCTATCTGAAAAAGCTGGAATTTCACCTCCCGAAATCACCAATGTTTCGGCTATCAATCAAATTAAAAACAAACGCAGGCATCAACCTACTTCTCAAGAACTAATTGACGGTATTTTAGCAGGAAACAGAACTTCTCTCAGCCGCGCCATTACGTTAATCGAAAGCACCAATTCAGACCATTTTGAAAAAGCTGGCGAAGTGATTCAAGGCTGTTTGACTCATGCCAATAAATCAATTCGAATTGGAATTACAGGTGTTCCAGGAGTTGGGAAAAGTACTTTTATCGAGGCTTTTGGAAAACATCTGACCCAATTAGGGAAAAAAGTGGCAGTTTTGGCAGTTGATCCGAGCAGTTCGCTTTCGCATGGAAGTATTTTGGGAGATAAAACGCGAATGGAAGAATTGGTTAAAGATGAAAACGCTTTTATACGTCCAAGCGCTTCTGGAGAAACTTTAGGCGGTGTGGCACGAAAAACCAGAGAGACAATTATCCTTTGCGAAGCCGCAGGTTTTGACACTATTATCATTGAAACAGTTGGCGTAGGCCAAAGTGAGACTGCTGTTCACAGCATGGTCGATTTCTTTTTGCTTTTAAAGATTTCTGGCGCTGGCGACGAACTTCAGGGCATTAAACGCGGAATTATGGAAATGGCAGATGCCATCGCCATTAATAAAGCAGACGGCGATAATGTAAAAAAAGCAAATCAGGCGAAAGTAGAATTTAACCGCGCTTTGCATTTATTTCCTCCCAAAAGATCAAATTGGCAGCCCAAAGTAACCACCTGCAGCTCGATGACAAAAGAAGGAATTTCTGAAGTTTGGGAAACTATTTCTGAATATTTCGAAATGATGAAAGAAACAGGTTTTTTCCAAGAAAAAAGAAATGAACAAAACAATTTCTGGATGATGGAAACCATCAACGAGCAATTGAAACAAAATTTCTATAATCAGCCAGAAATTATTTCATTATTGGAAGAAAGAAAAAAAGCAGTGCAAAACAATGAAGTTTCATCTTTTGCAGCTGCTTCTGAGTTATTAAAATTGTATTTTGAAAAAAGGTGCAAAGGCTCAAAGTGACAAAGGTGCAAAAGTGCAAAGTAGAAAAAAGTCGCTTTGCTCCTTTTAATTGCTCAATAATCTCGATACACAATCTTGTCAGTTCGAGTGGAGTCGAGAACCTGCATAGCATTTCGACTCCGCTCAATGTGACAAAACTTAGAAACTTAGAAGCTTAGCATCTTAGCACCTTTATTTCTTAAGGCTTCTTTGTCAGTTCGGGCGGAGTGGAGAACCTACGTAGCATTTCGACTCCGCTCAATGTGACAAAACTTAGAAGCTTAGCATCTTAGCACCTTTATTTCTTAAGACTTCTTTGTCAGTTCGAGCGAAATGTGACAAAACCTAGAAGCTTAGCAGCTTAGCACCTTTATTTCTTAAGGCTTCTTGTCAGTTCGAGCGGAGTCGAAAACCTGCGTAGCATTTCGACTCCGCTCAATGTGACAAAACTTAGAAGCTTAGCATCTTAGCACCTTTATTTCTTAAGGCTTCTTTATCAGTTCGAGCGGAGTCGAGAACCCGCAAAGCATTTCGACTCCGCTCAATGTGACAAAACTTATAAGCTTAGCATCTTACCACCTTTATTTCTTAGGTCTAAGCTTATACTTGCTTTCTTTATACAAATTCCCTGCTGTGATAACGTGTGCTAGAGCATCTTTTGCTAAATCTTCGTTCAGTTTTACAGGAATTAAAGTGGTATCATTTTTAATTTCAAATTGAAGCGGTTTCAAATTTGGCTGCATAATCACCACTTGATTTTCTACTCTAAATGCGTTGATGTCGTTAAACTGCATAATAGATCTTCCTTGCACTTTCGGATCTAGTTTAGTCAGATTTCGTCCTACCATTGGCGTTTCGAAAGGCATACCCAAATAACCCAACAATGTTGGCGGAATATCAATCTGGCTTGCCAATCTATCATAAACAGCCCCTTTTTGAACTCCTGGCCCCATGATGAATGCGGGAATATGGAATTTATTAATCGGCACTAAATTTTTACCGTACGTTCTTGTATTATGATCTGCAATTACAATGAAAATCGTATTTTTAAAATAAGGTTCTTTTTTAGCCATTTCAAAGAACTTACCAATAGAGAAATCGGCATATTTCATTGCATTATTTACCGTATTAGGCTTTTTGTCATAAGGTTTAATTCTTCCAGCAGGATATTCGAAAGGCTCATGATTTGAAGTCGAGAACATTAAAGAGAAAAACGGTTTGTCTCCTTTTGATTTGAAATACTGATTGGCTTTGGTTACCAAATCTTCATCAGAATAGCCCCAAGTTCCTTTGAAAGCATATTTGTTTCCATCAGACTCAAAATCGGTTTGGTCTACAATGTCTGTAAAACCATTTCCGTTGAAAAACGATGCCATATTATCAAAATTGGCCATTCCTCCATATATAAAACTCGTGTCGTAACCTTTCTGTTTTAAAGCATCTGCCAAAGTAAAAAATCCTTGCTGCGAGTTTCCAAGCTTTACAACGCTTTCTGATGGCGAAGGCAAAAACCCGGTAACAACAGCTTCAATTCCGCGGACACTTCTTGTTCCTGTACAATATAAATTGGTAAATAGTGTTCCTTCTTTAGACAATTTATCAAATTCTGGAGTCAATGGTTTTCCCCCTAAAATTCCAACATATTCTGCACCTAGACTTTCCTGCAAAAAGATAACTAGATTGTACGGTTTCTGTACAACAGAATCTGGCTGCTGGATATGCAAAAACGGAATATCCTTATCGGTAAAATCATTTGGTCCAGCGATCATGTATTTTTTTACGCGAGCAATTGCTTCGGCTTCATCCATTTTACCATACATTTTGGTATTTCCTTCATTTTTGATGGAATACGCCGCAAATGCAACGGTATAAAATGAATTTAACCCCAAAGTATTCGTCAGTTGATCTGTTGAGAAAACGGCATTACTCGCATTAATAGGACGTTTTGAAGTCAGACTCGAACGTGCTCCAAAAAACAGTAAAAAAGCTACTAATGGAAATACCATCAATTTGAATTTGTATTCTGTGCTTGTTGTATGGAAATATTTTTTCCCTTTTTTGAAAGCAAAATAAATCACAACTCCCAAAATCAAAAATGTCACGATGATAGAAGTCAGATAACTTTTTAAAAGCATTCCAACCACTTCTTTTGGATAGATAAGATAGTCTAAGAAAATCTTATTCGGACGAGTGTCATATTGTTTTACAAAATCTGGCGACGCCAATTCTACAAAAAGAATCAAAAACAGAAATAGAAAACTATAGATTACCAGAAATCTATTGGTAAATTTTAACCATTTATTCGGCAGAAAAGTAATCAAAACCGCCGGCAGAAAAGATAAGTAGCAAAGCAATATCAAATCCATTCGGAGACCGATTGGAAAAATATACCAGAAGTCTGGCGTCTGCTCTACTCTTTCTTTAAAAAGAAAAAATAAAAAAATTCGGCTTAGCGTTGTTATCAACAATCCGATTGCTATAAAATTTAAGATCGGCCTTAAAAAAGATAATTTCTTCATCAATAAAAAGTATTAAGAACGTAAAAGTGATTTTCAAAAAACACGATTACTCTTCGTAACGGTTTATTTCTCTATCATAAAACTCATTGGCCTTCTCAATTAAACCTTCCATTTCGGCGTTTAATTCTGCTTCGTCAAGATCTTCAGCTTCTTCTAAAAACTCAACCTCATCATCTTTTAAATTGATAATGAATCTTGGATAATCCAGGTGAATGATAAAAATATCGTCTGGAAAGTCAGTATTATCTCCAAGTAAAAATTTAGGTAATTCCATATATTATTTTTTTAGTAATTGGTTATTAATTGTTTGCCACTGATTTATCATTTAAAATCAGCAGTTTATATTTTTCAAATTTAATTATTCTGTATCTGAATTTTTAACTAATCTCTTTGTTAAGTAATGAAAGCGCACATACAAACAGATCGCTGCCGCAGTTAATCCTGCCAAAAGTCCAACCCAAACCCCCTGAGCCTTCAATTCGGTATGTTCTCCTAAATAATACGAAATAGGAAAACCAATTACCCAATAGGCTACAAAAGTAATGTACATTGGAATTTTTACATCCTGCAATCCGCGTAATGCTCCTAGAACCACAACCTGAATTCCGTCAGAAATCTGGAAAATGGCAGCAATTAAAAGCAGTTTTGATGCAATGGCAATTACTTCTTCATTATCCAAAATCTGTCCTGTATTTTCCATATTCAAGAAAATATAAGGCAGATAATCGTGGAAAACGATAAAGAAAATAGCAAAAACGGTTTCTAAAATTATGGCAAGCAAAAAGATTGAACGTGCTACAACAATTAGTTTTTTATAATCCATCAGGCCTCTTTGATTGCTTACACGCACCATCGAAGTCACGCTAAGTCCCATTGCAAACATAAAAGTCATCGACGCCAAACTCAAAGCAATCTGATTTGCTGCCTGACTCGTTTTGCCGATATTACCGCAAAGCCAAATTGAAGCCGTAAATAAAACTACCTCAAAAAGCATCTGCATGGCAGAAGGAAACCCGATGCTGATAATCTTTTTTATGGTTGCCTTTTTTATTTCATTAAAACTAAAGCCTTTAAAAAAGCGCTTTAAATCGTCTCTTCGCGAAAGCATGATATGCATGAACATTACCAAAAATATTCTTGAAATCACAGTTCCTAGAGCGGCGCCTATAATTCCCATTTTTGGAAAAATCCAAATACCATAGATTAAAACATAGTTTATAGCCACGTGAAGTACATTGGCCATGACCATCGCATACATCGAATATTTGGTCAGCGACATTCCGTCTGCAAACTGTTTATAGCCTTGATACATTACCAGCGGAATTAGAGAAAAAGCTACCCATCCTAAATATGGTTTTGCAAGCACAATAACATCTGCCGGCTGTTGCAGCAATTCCATAATTGGCTTGGCGAACATGATTACAGTAAAAAGGACGAGTCCCAAAATGGTGCATAGAAATAAACCATGATGAAAAGCAGATCGAATTTTGGTATCATTTTTTTCTGCATCACCTTCAGCAACAATTGGCGTTATGGCTGTAGAAAAGCCAATTCCTAAAGACATTGCGATAAAAATCATACTATTTCCAAGCGAAACCGCCGCCAGTTCTGTGCTTCCAATTTTTCCAACCATTATATTATCGACAATACCGATTAAGGTATGTCCGACCATTCCTAAAATAACAGGATATGCCAGTCTTAAATTATACGAAAACTCTTTGGTGTACTGCTTTAAATTCACTTGTATTCAATTTTGTGCGCAAAGATAGTCAGAAGCTTCGAATTCTGTCCTATCAATAAAAATATATCCCAATTTTAAGACAAAAATAAGACGAGCTCAATATTATGTAACGATTTTTAAAAATTGTATAACAAACTCCAAATGCCTTGCCTATAATTTTACATCATAGAAATTTCAAAAATATAAGCCATGAAAAAATTACAGATGTTATGCCTAGCTGCGTTCACGTTTTTATTTGCCAACACAACTTTTGCTCAAGAGAGCGAAGTACAAAATTACGATCAGGGTTTTAGATTAGGTTTCGGATTAAATGGAGGGCTTCCAACCGACAACGATTATGACTGGTCTCTGGGTGGAGATGTACGTTTACAGTACGATCTTTCTAAAAAAACATCATTAACCTTAACAACGGGATTTACAAATTTATTTATGGGAAAAGATGAACTTGGAAATAACGTAAAAGATCTTGGATTTATTCCGGCCAAAGCAGGTTTTAAAGCTTTTGTCTTAAAAGATCAGTTTTATGTGTTAGGAGAACTTGGTGCTGGTTTTGCAGTAACAAATGGTTACGACAAAACAACCTTTTTATGGGCTCCGGGAATTGGTTATGCCAACAAGTACATCGATTTAAGTGTTCGTTACGAAGATTATCATGACTTTAGAACCAATCAAGTAGCATTGCGTGTTGCTTATGGTTTTAAACTATAAAAAATAGGTTTAATTTATTATTTTGTTTTTGGTAAAAACCCGACAGTCTGAGAAGTCTGTCGGGTTTTTTATTTTATGCCGTTGGTCAAAAGAAAAGTGCTGGTAGTCAAATGATTTTTTGGGATTGATTTAGAACGCTGTAATTCGCAGAAAAATTAATCAAAACATGAACAAAACAATCTTTTATCTCTCGCAGCTTTTACTTTTTTTACTGGCTACAGCTGCCGCACACTCACAGTCGGGAATTTCAGGCGAATTTAAACTCGATTATGTCCCTTTTTCTAAATATGTAAGACCAATGGACAGCACCAAAACAAATGCCGAAAGCAATTTTAAAAGAGCGCAATTGGCATTTGAAGTGCCGTTATCTTTAAAAATGGATCAATACGATCATCCCAAACTTTGGTCAGTGTTTTTTACT
This genomic interval carries:
- a CDS encoding RrF2 family transcriptional regulator; its protein translation is MISGKFAITIHILTLLHKFPNDYLSSEFIAGSINLNPVLVRKEIANLKSHHIVESKEGKNGGTKLAVNAAELTLKQIFEMTFETIGLGFAKNQPNPDCPVGKNINQHLEALYSEMNQKVSAQLEGISLEDFSNQF
- a CDS encoding NAD(P)-dependent oxidoreductase is translated as MKIALIGATGFVGSAILNELADRKHEITAIARTPKDTANATWVAADIFNVDALAEILKGHDAVINAYNPGWTNPNIYDDFLAGSKAIQEAVKKSGVKRFITIGGAGSLYVAPDLQAVDTPDFPKEIFPGANAARHYLNIIKEEKDLDWAFFSPAFEMHAGTKTGRTGKYRLGLENPVFNDEQRSILSVEDLAVVIADEVETPKHHQVRFTAGY
- the meaB gene encoding methylmalonyl Co-A mutase-associated GTPase MeaB; translated protein: MSDSNKKKSSLSEKAGISPPEITNVSAINQIKNKRRHQPTSQELIDGILAGNRTSLSRAITLIESTNSDHFEKAGEVIQGCLTHANKSIRIGITGVPGVGKSTFIEAFGKHLTQLGKKVAVLAVDPSSSLSHGSILGDKTRMEELVKDENAFIRPSASGETLGGVARKTRETIILCEAAGFDTIIIETVGVGQSETAVHSMVDFFLLLKISGAGDELQGIKRGIMEMADAIAINKADGDNVKKANQAKVEFNRALHLFPPKRSNWQPKVTTCSSMTKEGISEVWETISEYFEMMKETGFFQEKRNEQNNFWMMETINEQLKQNFYNQPEIISLLEERKKAVQNNEVSSFAAASELLKLYFEKRCKGSK
- a CDS encoding LTA synthase family protein, whose translation is MKKLSFLRPILNFIAIGLLITTLSRIFLFFLFKERVEQTPDFWYIFPIGLRMDLILLCYLSFLPAVLITFLPNKWLKFTNRFLVIYSFLFLFLILFVELASPDFVKQYDTRPNKIFLDYLIYPKEVVGMLLKSYLTSIIVTFLILGVVIYFAFKKGKKYFHTTSTEYKFKLMVFPLVAFLLFFGARSSLTSKRPINASNAVFSTDQLTNTLGLNSFYTVAFAAYSIKNEGNTKMYGKMDEAEAIARVKKYMIAGPNDFTDKDIPFLHIQQPDSVVQKPYNLVIFLQESLGAEYVGILGGKPLTPEFDKLSKEGTLFTNLYCTGTRSVRGIEAVVTGFLPSPSESVVKLGNSQQGFFTLADALKQKGYDTSFIYGGMANFDNMASFFNGNGFTDIVDQTDFESDGNKYAFKGTWGYSDEDLVTKANQYFKSKGDKPFFSLMFSTSNHEPFEYPAGRIKPYDKKPNTVNNAMKYADFSIGKFFEMAKKEPYFKNTIFIVIADHNTRTYGKNLVPINKFHIPAFIMGPGVQKGAVYDRLASQIDIPPTLLGYLGMPFETPMVGRNLTKLDPKVQGRSIMQFNDINAFRVENQVVIMQPNLKPLQFEIKNDTTLIPVKLNEDLAKDALAHVITAGNLYKESKYKLRPKK
- a CDS encoding MATE family efflux transporter, with the translated sequence MNLKQYTKEFSYNLRLAYPVILGMVGHTLIGIVDNIMVGKIGSTELAAVSLGNSMIFIAMSLGIGFSTAITPIVAEGDAEKNDTKIRSAFHHGLFLCTILGLVLFTVIMFAKPIMELLQQPADVIVLAKPYLGWVAFSLIPLVMYQGYKQFADGMSLTKYSMYAMVMANVLHVAINYVLIYGIWIFPKMGIIGAALGTVISRIFLVMFMHIMLSRRDDLKRFFKGFSFNEIKKATIKKIISIGFPSAMQMLFEVVLFTASIWLCGNIGKTSQAANQIALSLASMTFMFAMGLSVTSMVRVSNQRGLMDYKKLIVVARSIFLLAIILETVFAIFFIVFHDYLPYIFLNMENTGQILDNEEVIAIASKLLLIAAIFQISDGIQVVVLGALRGLQDVKIPMYITFVAYWVIGFPISYYLGEHTELKAQGVWVGLLAGLTAAAICLYVRFHYLTKRLVKNSDTE